The stretch of DNA GTGACGTCGAAGAGATCGACGACGCAATCGGCGTCGCCGTCAGCGAAGCCGGAAAGCGACTCAACAGCGAAGATATGGACTACGTCGAAGTCGAGGTCGGCGCGACGGGCTGTCCGGCCTGTGGCGAACCGTTCGACTCCGCGTTCATCGCGGCCGACACCGCGCTCGTCGGCCTCGCACTCGAGATGGAGGTCTTCAACGCCGACGGCGAGGAACACGCCTCCCGAATCGCAAAGAGCGAGGTCGGCGGCGCGCTGCGGGACGTTCCCCTGAGCGTGGTCGAAGTCATTGAGACGGGCGACGAAGAGAACTAGACTGGCGGACGACTTTTGACGTTGCCGCCTCGAGTCTCGAGCGATGCTTCGCAAGGAGTTGCTTCGCGTCTCGCGGGCGGGCGGCGGCTACCACCCGCAGTTCGCCAGGCGGAAACACCGTCCGCTCGCCGCGCGCGTCATCGGGTCGTTTCAGGGCCACGTCGGGGAACCCCGGGGTGACCTCGAGGACGCGCTGGCAGACCTCGAGCGCGAGAGCGACGACTTCAAACTCGTTCGCGGGCTCGCCGCCCTCCTCGAACGTGAGGCGACGTTCGAGACCGACGCCTCGGTTGATCCCGAACGAGCGCGTCGTGCCGCTTTCGAGGCCGCCGAGGACGTCGTCGTCGTCACCGAACGCGAGCGAGAGGCGGCGCTCTCTCGTGCGGGTGACCGAGTCGGTCGCCCGCCCGACGAAGTCGCGGAGGCGCTGTACGCCGACCTCGAGGAGCGGCAACGTCTCGCGACCGTCGATCCGCCGTGGGACCCCGACGGACTGCTCGCTCAGTACAACCTCTCGCTGGCTCAGACAGCCCTGTTCGACGCGACCGAGGTCCGGGTGCGCTCGAGCGACCCGAAGGCGCTGGTGTCGGCGATCAAGCGCCTGCGTCTCATGTACGAGATCCGCAAGCGACCGGACGCGCCGAGAGACGGCGCGAGCGATCGCGAGGTGATCGTCACCGGTCCCACGCACCTCTTCCGGGCGACGCGGCGGTACGGGACCCGCTTCGCCCGGCTCCTGCGAACGATCGCCGGCGCCGAGACGTGGGGCCTCGAGGCGACGATCGACGACCGGGGAACCGAACGCACGCTCGCACTCTCGAGCGACGACCCGATCAGGGTCCCCGACGCCGACCCCGTCACGGAGGTTAGCTTCGACAGCGGCGTCGAGTCCGATTTTGCCGCCCGGTTCGTCGATCTCGACGGAGACTGGAACCTCGTTCGCGAACCCGAACCGCTCGAGACGGGGACGCGGGTGATGATTCCCGACTTCGCGTTCGAGTACGCACACACTGACTTCCGCGTTTACTTCGAGATCATGGGCTTCTGGACGCCCGAGTACGTCCAGAAGAAGCTCTCGCAACTCGAGGGACTAGAGGACGTCGAACTGGTCGTCGCCGTCGACGAGTCGCTGGGCGTCGGCGAGGAGATCGCGGCCCGGGACCACCGGGCGATTCCCTACACCGACACGGTACGAGTCAAGGACGTCGTCGACGTCCTCCGGGAGTATGAAGAGGAGCTCGTCGCGGCGAGCGCAGCCGACCTCCCCGACGAGCTAGTTCCGGCGGAGGACGTGATCGATCTCGAGTCGCTCGCCGACCGCCACGGCGTCGGCGTGAAGGCTCTCGAGGAAACGGAGTTCCCAGAGCACGAACGCGTCGGTCGGACGCTCGTCCGGCCGGAGGTGCTCGAGTCGCTCCTGGAACGGATCGAGCCCGGCATGGCCCTCGCCGAGGCCGAGTCGGTACTCGAGGAACATGGCATCTCGGACGCGAGTGCCCTGCTCTCGCGGCTCGACTACCGCGTCGAGTGGGAGGGGCTGGGCGGCGGGACGGTGCGCGAGCAGTCGTAGCAGCGGTCGTGTCTTCGAGTGCCTGTCGAACGCTTACGGACGGTCGTCGCGAACTGCTCCTGTGCTCGAACTGTACCAGGCCGAGAGCTGTCCACACAGCACCGAGGTCCGCGAGAAACTGAGCGAACTCGGGGTCTCCTACGTCGTCCATAACCCACGACTTCCGGGCGGCGACGTCCTCAACGAACACACCCACCGGGAGATGACCGAGATCGGCGGCGAAGATGCGATACCGTTTCTCGTCGACACCGACCGCGAGGAGTCACTGTACGAGAGCGAGGAGATCGTCGACTACCTCGAGAACCACTACGGCTGACGCTCCCCGAGGTGCGCCCCCTCGAACCGTTAACCCCCTCGCCGTCATACGTCCAATATGCCCCAGCAGACGCCCGGTATCCACCACGTCACCGCCATCGCCAGCGATCCGAACCGAACCCACGAGTTCTATACCGAGACGCTCGGCCTGCGACTCGTCAAACGCAGCGTCAACCAGGACGATACGTCGGTGTATCACCTGTTCTACGCCGACCACGAGGGGACTCCGGGGACCAGTATGACGTTTTTCCCCTACAGCGACGCACAGCCGGGACGGGTCGGAACCGGCCAGGTCAGTACCGTCTCGTTTCTCGTTCCCGCGGAGTCGCTCGAGTACTGGCGCGACCGGCTCGCGGACGCGGGCGCGGAGCCAGGCGAGCCGACCGAACGGTTCGGCGACCCCGTCCTCCCGTTTACCGATCCGGACGGACTGCCACTCGAGCTGGTCGCACGACCCGACGCGCCGCCCGCGAACCTGCCGGAGAGTCCGGTCCCGACGGCCCACGCCATTCGGGGCTTTTTCGGCGTGACGCTCTCGCTGACCGGCGTCGATCCGACCACGGACCTGCTACGAGAGATGGGGTACCGGGAGACGAACCGGAACGAGAACTGCCGACGCTACGAGACGGACGGCGATCTCGGCTACGTCATCGACGTTCGCGAGGAGCCACAGGCACCCCGCGGACTTCCCGGAGCCGGCACCGTCCACCACGTCGCCTACCGAATCCAGCGCGAGGATCAGGACGACTGGCGGCAGTTCCTGATCGACCGCGGACTCCGGCCGACGGAGGTCATCGACCGGAAGTGGTTCGAGTCGATCTACGTCCGCGAGTACGCTGGCGTCCTCTTCGAGTTCGCGACCAAGTCGCCGGGTTACACCGTCGACGAACCCCTCGAGAGTCTCGGCGAAAAACTCGTCCTCCCCGAGTGGCTCGAGGACCGACGCGAGTCGATCGAGACGGGGTTGCCGCCGCTCGAATCTACCGGCGGATCGAAGTAGCGTATCGGCCACGCGTTTGCACGCCGTCCGCTGAATACGATCGAGGCACTCGGCCGCGTATGGACAGCGACGACGTTCCGCGGTTCGACCGACCGGAACTGCTCTGTGATGCGATCGCTACCCTGATCGATACGCTCGAGGAAGACGACCTCCTCACGGAAGAAGAAGCGTCCGATCTGCGGTCGCAGGTCTACCGATCGGTCGATCTCGGAAACCATCCGGAGGAGGAACTCGCCAAGTAGCGCCGCGGAACTACAGGTCTCGCTGGCGGCCCTTCGGGACCATCGATCGCAACTCGCCGTGGACGTAGAGGCCGATGCCGAGCGGCTCGAGGGAATCTGCAACCCGGTGGCTGGCGATCAGGTACCCCCAGTCGCCGTCCCACTCGAGTTCCTGGTCCTCGCCCGAAGCGAACGCGCGCGCTTCCTCGCGCTCGAGTTCGATCACGCACGTCTCGGCGTGGCGGCCGAACCGCTGGACGAAGTCCGTCGTCGGCTTCCAGTGTTCCTGGCGCGTCCGCAGACAGGTCATCCCCATCGCCTCGATCTCGATCGGCGTGGGGGCCTCGCCGCCGTAGATCCAGATCTTGCCGGCGCCTTTCTCCCAGAAGGTGTGGTCGTCGAACGTCTCCGGCGGGATGGCAAAGCGGTCCTCGAAGTAGTCGAGCACCTCCTCGCGGCTGACCCGTCCCTCGACGGTTCGCTCGTCGGGCGTTTCGGGAAGGCGATCGAATCGCTGGCCGTCGTTTCCCCCGCTCATGCTGTCACCTCCAGTTTCGCCACGAAAAAGCCACCCGTGTCGTTGTGGTGCGGGTAGATCCTGGCTGCTCGCTCGAGCGTCTCGTCGAACTGCTGGCCGTCCCACTCGGTGAGGCCGGGCGCGTACTCCATGCCCAGGTCGAAGTCGACGACGCGACAGTCCTCGCTCTCGAGGGCGTGCTGGACGACCGCTTCGTTCTCCTCGGGAGCGAACGTACAGGTCGAGTAGACGACGGTGCCGCCCTCGCGGGTTGCCTGGATTGCCCGCCGCAAGATTCCCTTCTGGATGCCCGACACCGAGGCGATGTGGTCTTCCGACCAGTTGTCGAGCGCATCGGGGTTCTTCCGGATCGTGCCCTCGCAGGAACAGGGGGCGTCGACGAGTACGCGGTCGAACTCGTCGAACGAGAACCGGGACAGCGAGTAGTTCCGTGCGTCGTCGTTCGTCACCGCGAGACTCGTCGCTCCCAGGCGTTCGGCGTTAAAGCGCAGCGCCGAGATACGCCCGAGGTTGCTGTCGTTCGCGACGACCGTCCCCTCGTCGTCCATCAGCGCCGCAAGTTGGGTCGCCTTCCCGCCCGGCGCGGCACAGCAGTCCCAGACCCGCTCGCCGGGCTGAGGATCGAGAACGACCGGCGGGACGGCCGAGACCTCCTCCTGCCCGTGGGTAAAGCCGTGGAACGACGCCCACGTCGAGCCCGGCGAGTCCGTCTCGAGACGCAACACTCGCGGATTCCAGTCGGCCTGGTCGTACGCGACGCCCTCTTCCTCGAGCGCGGCGGTCGCCCGCTCGACCGAGGCCTTGATCGTGTTCACGCGGACGGCGTTGCCGAGCGGCCGCTCGCAAGCCGCCAGAAACGCCTCGAAGTCGTCGACGATCGGTCGATACCGCTCGAGTGGCTCCATCGGTACGCGATTCGGGGGGCCTGCGTTTGTGGGTTTCGAAGCCCGTTTCGTTCGGTTAGTCGCGAACCGTCGGAACGATATCGAGCGCCCAGGCCGCGACGACGAGTCCGAAAACGAGGAAGAGGACGCCAGCCTCCGCGAATCCCTCGACGAGTCCACGCGCGCCGAGATAGACGAACAGCAACGCAAATCCGAGCAGGGCAATCGTTCCGAGCACGTCGTAGAGCGCGTCCGTGACTGCGGCGTAGACGACCGCGTACTGTTCGTCCTGACTCATCGGGGAGGCCGTTCCCCCGTCAGTCTCCGTATCGAGGACCATATTCGTGGAAGTTGGCCGAAGACTGATATAAACGTTGACGAGTTTTCGTCGTCCTATCGGCGTCAAAACACTTCCCACGAATTTTTTATTCCCGGTTTCGTTCCGGCCGAATAGAGATGCAGACCGATACTCGCGACATGGTTGTCGTCGGCGGCGGCACTGCCGGCTGTTTCGCCGCTGCGACCGCCGCCAGGGAAGGGCTCGACGTCGTCTTGCTCGAGCGCAAGGACGAACAGCAGGCCGGACACATCGCCTGCGGGGACGGGATCAAGGGCAAGAGCACGTTCCCGGACGTGATCGACCGCGACCGACTCAAAGAGGAGACGTTCACGAACCAGTCGATCACGCGCGGTATCTTCGAGAACCCCCAGACCGGCGAGTCACTCGAGATTCCGTTCGACCAGACGGGCGCAGTCGTCGACCGCTGGGAGTACGGCCAGGTGCTGCTCGAGGAAACCGAACGTGCTGGTGCAGAGATCCATTACGACACCGTGGTCAACGACGTAATCCAGCCGAACGGACGCGTCGAGGGCGTGAAAGCGGTCCGTGACGGCGACCCCGTCGAGTACGAGGCCGAGGTCGTCGTCGACGCCGCCGGCGCGCTGTCGGTCCTGCAGGACAAGACGGATTTCACGGCGTCGACGTTCGACACTAACATCAACTATTCGCAGTTCTGTTCGGCCTACCGCGAAGTACTCGAGGTGCCGGAACCCGTCGACTGGTCGGACGCGCTGGTGTTCAAACCGACTGCAGAACTGGGTTACCTCTGGTACTTCCCGCGGTCGGCGACCGAGATCAACGTCGGCCTGGGCTTCCAGATGACCGAAGAGCCGATCGAACTCGTCGACGTGCTGAAAGACGGCGTCGAAAACCGCGCGGAGTTCGAAGACGCGACGGTGAAGAACAAACTCGGGGCGGCGCTGCCGACGCGACGGCCGCTCGACTCGGCGGTCCACCCCGGATTCGTGGCGGTCGGCGACGCCGCGGCCCAGGTCAATCCCTGTACGGGCGGTGGCATTCCCGGCGCTGCGAAGGCCGGCCACTGGGCGGCCGAGATCGCGGCCGAGGCGATCGACGACGGCGACGTGAGCGAGGCGGCACTGTGGGAGTACAACGAACGCGTCCAGACCGGCTTCGGGAAGCGGTTCGCCGCGATGGACTGTTACAACATCTTCGGGACAGCCCACGAACTGGACGAACTCGTCTCCGTCATCACTGCCATCCCCGGCCAGCAACTCGTCGACGCTATCGGCAAGAAAGGAACCGCCGAGATGGGACTCGGACTGAAACTCAAAACGCTCGTCAAGACCTTCGGCCACTGGGACGTCCTCTACGAACTCTACAAGGTCCAGGAGACAGCCGGATCGCTCAAGGACGTCTACGACAGCTACCCGTCCGGTCCCGACGGGTTCGAGGCCTGGAAAGCCGAACGCGACGCCGTCATGGATCAGCTCTACGAGATCACGGGTGCAGATCCGAAGTACTGACGAGCCACGAGCGCCGAACCGACCGAACCTATCTTTCTTCAAGGAGAGAATCCCGTCCTTCAGGACGGGCGTGAATCCGACAACGATGACACAGCCTACAGATCGGCAGCAATCCGGATATTTAAGTGGAATCATGGCGTAGTATAATGTACACCGAGGCGATCACATCGCCCATCCAAATGCACAATATCGGGACTCTGAGGCCCAGAACGTTCGAGACACCCTCTCGAACCGCTGTGGTGTCTCGGTCACAAGATAACTCTGAGTCCCATGCCGGGATAGGAGTAACGGCGGTGTGGCCCCGCCATCGGCCGTCATTCTGACAGGTCGTAAACCAGCAAATATCCCAACCCAGCGGTGCGGTACCGTGGGAAGCCTCGCCGTCGTCGGGCATAGCCCGACTGCCTGAGGGATCTTCGATCCCTCTCCGTTTACGGCGAGGAGGAGGTCACATCTCTCCGGTCGCGGATTGTACAAATATGTCATCGAGGACGACTCTCACGCAACTCTCAGCGACAGAACTCGCCGACAGAATCCACAACGGTGACGTGACCGCGACCGAAGCGGTCGAGGCCTTCCTCGAGCGGATCGAGGACCGCGACGACGAGATCAACGCCTTCGTCACGGTCTGTACCGACGAAGCACGGGAAGCCGCAGCCGAGGCCGATCGCGCGCTCGAGAACGGCGAGGACGTCGGCCTGCTCCACGGCGTCCCGGTGGCGCTGAAGGACCTGGGCTACCTGAAGGAGGGCGTCCGGCACACGTTCGGCTCCGCGCTGTTTTCGGACTACGTCGCCGAACGGACGGCGGTGACGGTCGAGCGCCTCGAGGAGGCCGGCGCGATCGTGATCGGGAAGACGAACACGCCGGAGTTCGGCCACAAGGGAACGACGGACAACGAGGTCGTCGGCCCGACGGCGTCGCCCATCGACACCGATCTGAACGCCGGTGGCTCCTCGGGTGGCTCCGCTGCAGCCCTCGCCGCCAACATGACGCCACTCGCGACGGGCAGCGACGCCGGCGGGTCGCTTCGCATCCCGGCCGCGGCCTGTGGCGTCTACGGGTTCAAACCGACGTTCGGACTGGTGCCCGACGACGATCGTCCGAGTGCGTTCGGCCGATCGACTCACCACGTTACGAAGGGACCGATGGCCCGTACCGTCGAGGACGCCGCGCTGTTGCTGTCGGTGATGATGGGACCAGACGCTGCAGATCCGCGGAGCGTTCCAGTCGATCTCGAGCCACTCGAGGCAGTCGACCGCCCGGTGTCGGATCTCGAGGTCGCGTACAGTCCCGATCTCGAGGTCTTCTCGATCGACGACGAGGTTCGGACGGTCGTCGACGACGCCGTGGCCGCGTTCGAGGCTGCCGGCGCGACGGTCGACGAGGTGTCGGTCGACCACGGCTACGAGATGGCGGAGTTACAGGAGGCCGTCACGCCGACGTTCACGACGGCGATGCTCGGGACCGCGACGATTCTCGAGGAGAGCCAGGGCATCGACCTGCGAGCGCATTCGGATGCGGTGTCCGACAGCCTGCTCGCGATGATCGAGGCCGGCACACAGTACGATCCGAGCGACCTCGCACGAACCGAGATCGTTCGGACGGCCGTCTTCGACGCGGTTCAGGACGTCCTCGAGGAGTACGACGTGCTCGTAGCGCCGACGCTCTCGTACGTCGACGTCGGCTTGCACGAGGATCCTGGGATCGACGCCTGGAACTGGACGCTGACCTGGCCGTTCAACTGGACGGGACATCCAGTCGCCTCCGCACCAGCGGGCCTGACGGACCGTGGCCACCCCGTCGGCCTGCAACTGGTCGGTCGACGGTTCGAGGACGAGACGGTACTCGCCGCAAGCGCAGCCCTCGAGCGCGAACGGCCGTGGGACTGGCTGTACGACGAGGCCTGAGTCCCGGTTCCGGTTGACGGTTGCTATTCTTCGTCGTCTTCGTCGTCCGGTGCGACGTCGTTTTCCGGCTCTTCGGGCTCGTCCTCGTCGTCGGGCGCGACGTCGTTTTCCGGTTCTTCCGGTTCGTCGTCTTCGTCGTCCGGTGCAACGTCGTTTTCCGGCTCTTCCGGTTCGTCTACGTCTGGTTCCTCGAGGTCGACCCCCTCTCCTTCGGGCACGAGTTGGAAGACGACGCCGGTGTCGCCTTCGGGGATACCGACCTGGTTCGCGAGGACGTACACTTCACCGTCCTGGCCGCGGCCGAACTGCCGGACGAAGTGACCGAGGTTGCCGTCCTCACCGCCGTCGAACAGGACTTCCTCCATCTCCCAGAGGTCTTCACGCGGTCGACTGCCGAACTCCCCACGCTCTTCCGACACGTCGGGGACGTCCTCCGGTTCCGCGGCGAAGACGCGACCGCGGGGCTGCATCCGTCCCTGGTCGTCCGTCCAGTCGCCGAAGATGTACTTCCCCTCGAGTTCCTCGATTTCGTCGGCCTCGTAGGTGTGGCCGCCGACGATGACGATACCGACGGGTTCGCCCTCGTAGACCTGCGGATACTCGACCACGGGATCGATCAGTGGCTCGCCACCGCGGACGTCGTCCGGCGTCTCGAGCGGACACTCCTCCGGCGGCGTCGCGGGTGTCTCCGTGCTGAAACAGTGTGATCCCTCGCGGACGTTCCAGCCGTAGTTGCCGCCTCGCTGGATCTCGTAAGCCGGCTCGAACAGGACCTGTCCGGGATCGCCGACGATCAACCGGCCCTCTTCGCTGAACGTGATACCGAACGGGTTGCGCAGCCCCCAGGCGTAGTACTCCTCGAGTCCCTCGCCCTCGAGTTCCTGGCCCTCGGCGAAGGGGTTGTCGTCGGGGATGGCGTACCCTTCGTCGTCCTCGATGGCGGCAGCGTCTTCGTCCATGTCGAGATGGATAAACGATCCGCGTGCCGGGTGTTCCGTCGGATCCTCGTCGACGTCGATCCGAAGGACGCCACCCAGCAGATTCTCGGTCGTGTCCTGGCCGTTTCCACCCTCGTTCTCGTCGTACCAGTCGTCGACGTGGCCGTCCATTCGGTCGTCCGCGCCGCCACCGTCGCCCATCGGGACGTAGAAGTACCCGTCCGGGCCAAACGCCATCGGTCCGGAGTTGTGGTTGTACTGGGGCATGTAGAACTCGATGATCCGACGCTCGGAGTCCGGGTCGGGGTCTCCGTTCTCGTCGACCTGGAACTCGGAGATCACCTGCACGTGTGACCAGTCGTCGGGCATCTCCTCGACCGGCGGCGCGCTGTAGTTGAGATAGAATCGGCCGTTCTCCTCGTACTCGGGGTGAGACTCGATGCCGACCAGACCGCGTTCGTCGTAGTCCTGGTCGGGGTCCGCGTAGTCGTCACCGTAGAAGTCCTCGGCGACCGCGACCATTCGGTCGCTGATATCGAGCCACGGCTCTTCCTCGCGGCCGCCGTCGTCGATTGCGTAGATTTCCCCCGTCTGGTCGGCGACGAGCTGGTACTCCGCTCCCGGCGGATCCTCGAAGTCCGTCGGCGCGATCAGCCCCTCCGCGACGGGATCGACCCCGACCGTCGGTCCCTCCGGGAAGTAGCGTTCGGGTTCCTCCTCGACTTCTTCCTCGGGTTCCTCCGGCTCCCCAATCTCGATGTCCCCACGCATCGTCTGGGGGTGGGGTCCACAGTAGTACTCGGCCATCTCCGCTTCGGCCTCGAACTCGAGCGACTGGGTCTCGCCTTCACCGGTTATAATCTCGGTCTCGACCAGATGATCGCCCTCGTCGTCGATGATTACGAAGTTGTGACCGACGCCGTCCAGATTCTCCCAGGTGACCTCGTAGGTCTCGCCCTCCTCGAGCGTCAGCGTGGGGTTTTCCTCGTCTTCGATCTCTTCGGGTGACTGGCCGATCCAGGCGTCGCTGCGCCCGCCGAGTTCTATCTCCGTGTCTAGTTGGCCCGTCACGGTGACACTGAATCCAGCGACCGCACCGGTAAGTGCCGCAGTCTGGAGGAAGCGCCGCCGCGACTGTCCCGCGAGGTATCGTCGTGTTCGGTTTGCGTTCGGTTCTTCGTGTGTCGGTGACCCTGTCCACTCGGCCCCCGGTTCGTCTTGTTCGCTCATGCTCCGTCCTCCGTTCGGACAGTCGTTACAAAGACCGCGACCTCCGTTACGCGTTACAGCGTCGGTTTTCCACCACCGGCAGCCACACAACGCCTCGTATTCACGACGGAACGACAACCGTCCGGCGACCACAACGGCGGACCGAAACCGGGCGACTACAGCCGATAACCGAATCGGTCCTACGAGTAATATCGTCTTTGAACCAGTCGCCGACCGTCTCTCGAGCGGACTCGTCAACGGTCGTCCCGGCGTTCGTCGCTCCTCGTGAATTCCCGCAACCCAAACTCCTTTTTTCGAGCGTTTCCACCGTTCGAACATGGAAACCGACGTCGACGAACTCTCGCCGGACGCCTGTCCGACCGTACACGACGTTCCGATGCTCGGACTCGGAACGTGGCAAAACGACGACGCCGAACAGTGTGCCAAAAGCGTCCAAACCGCCCTCGAGATGGGATACAGACACGTCGACACCGCCCAGGCCTACGACAACGAGGCCGCCGTCGGCGAGGGGATCGAACGCGCCGACGTCGACCGCGAGGACGTCTTCCTGGCGACCAAGGTCTGGATCTCGAATCTCGCACACGACGACGTACTCGAGACCGCTCGCGAGAGTCTCGACCGACTCGGTGTCGACGCCGTCGATCTGCTGTACGTCCACTGGCCTGCTCGCACGTACGACCCCGAGGAGACCCTTTCGGCGTTCGACCGGCTGTACGACGAGGGTCTGATCGGGGCTGTCGGCGTGAGCAACTTCCTGCCCGAACAACTCGAGGA from Natronobacterium texcoconense encodes:
- a CDS encoding DUF7122 family protein codes for the protein MSGGNDGQRFDRLPETPDERTVEGRVSREEVLDYFEDRFAIPPETFDDHTFWEKGAGKIWIYGGEAPTPIEIEAMGMTCLRTRQEHWKPTTDFVQRFGRHAETCVIELEREEARAFASGEDQELEWDGDWGYLIASHRVADSLEPLGIGLYVHGELRSMVPKGRQRDL
- a CDS encoding PQQ-dependent sugar dehydrogenase translates to MSEQDEPGAEWTGSPTHEEPNANRTRRYLAGQSRRRFLQTAALTGAVAGFSVTVTGQLDTEIELGGRSDAWIGQSPEEIEDEENPTLTLEEGETYEVTWENLDGVGHNFVIIDDEGDHLVETEIITGEGETQSLEFEAEAEMAEYYCGPHPQTMRGDIEIGEPEEPEEEVEEEPERYFPEGPTVGVDPVAEGLIAPTDFEDPPGAEYQLVADQTGEIYAIDDGGREEEPWLDISDRMVAVAEDFYGDDYADPDQDYDERGLVGIESHPEYEENGRFYLNYSAPPVEEMPDDWSHVQVISEFQVDENGDPDPDSERRIIEFYMPQYNHNSGPMAFGPDGYFYVPMGDGGGADDRMDGHVDDWYDENEGGNGQDTTENLLGGVLRIDVDEDPTEHPARGSFIHLDMDEDAAAIEDDEGYAIPDDNPFAEGQELEGEGLEEYYAWGLRNPFGITFSEEGRLIVGDPGQVLFEPAYEIQRGGNYGWNVREGSHCFSTETPATPPEECPLETPDDVRGGEPLIDPVVEYPQVYEGEPVGIVIVGGHTYEADEIEELEGKYIFGDWTDDQGRMQPRGRVFAAEPEDVPDVSEERGEFGSRPREDLWEMEEVLFDGGEDGNLGHFVRQFGRGQDGEVYVLANQVGIPEGDTGVVFQLVPEGEGVDLEEPDVDEPEEPENDVAPDDEDDEPEEPENDVAPDDEDEPEEPENDVAPDDEDDEE
- a CDS encoding VOC family protein, which codes for MPQQTPGIHHVTAIASDPNRTHEFYTETLGLRLVKRSVNQDDTSVYHLFYADHEGTPGTSMTFFPYSDAQPGRVGTGQVSTVSFLVPAESLEYWRDRLADAGAEPGEPTERFGDPVLPFTDPDGLPLELVARPDAPPANLPESPVPTAHAIRGFFGVTLSLTGVDPTTDLLREMGYRETNRNENCRRYETDGDLGYVIDVREEPQAPRGLPGAGTVHHVAYRIQREDQDDWRQFLIDRGLRPTEVIDRKWFESIYVREYAGVLFEFATKSPGYTVDEPLESLGEKLVLPEWLEDRRESIETGLPPLESTGGSK
- a CDS encoding aldo/keto reductase, which gives rise to METDVDELSPDACPTVHDVPMLGLGTWQNDDAEQCAKSVQTALEMGYRHVDTAQAYDNEAAVGEGIERADVDREDVFLATKVWISNLAHDDVLETARESLDRLGVDAVDLLYVHWPARTYDPEETLSAFDRLYDEGLIGAVGVSNFLPEQLEEAIDICDAPIVANQVELHPLLPQEEIRKTCEEHDVAVVAYSPLARGAVFDQPEIQEVASKHDVSEAQVSLAWLRENGVAAIPKATGAEHIQDNWESLALDLEDDDLERIDSIDERSRQVDPDFGPWN
- a CDS encoding glutathione S-transferase N-terminal domain-containing protein; protein product: MLELYQAESCPHSTEVREKLSELGVSYVVHNPRLPGGDVLNEHTHREMTEIGGEDAIPFLVDTDREESLYESEEIVDYLENHYG
- a CDS encoding amidase; amino-acid sequence: MSSRTTLTQLSATELADRIHNGDVTATEAVEAFLERIEDRDDEINAFVTVCTDEAREAAAEADRALENGEDVGLLHGVPVALKDLGYLKEGVRHTFGSALFSDYVAERTAVTVERLEEAGAIVIGKTNTPEFGHKGTTDNEVVGPTASPIDTDLNAGGSSGGSAAALAANMTPLATGSDAGGSLRIPAAACGVYGFKPTFGLVPDDDRPSAFGRSTHHVTKGPMARTVEDAALLLSVMMGPDAADPRSVPVDLEPLEAVDRPVSDLEVAYSPDLEVFSIDDEVRTVVDDAVAAFEAAGATVDEVSVDHGYEMAELQEAVTPTFTTAMLGTATILEESQGIDLRAHSDAVSDSLLAMIEAGTQYDPSDLARTEIVRTAVFDAVQDVLEEYDVLVAPTLSYVDVGLHEDPGIDAWNWTLTWPFNWTGHPVASAPAGLTDRGHPVGLQLVGRRFEDETVLAASAALERERPWDWLYDEA
- a CDS encoding DUF790 family protein; translation: MLRKELLRVSRAGGGYHPQFARRKHRPLAARVIGSFQGHVGEPRGDLEDALADLERESDDFKLVRGLAALLEREATFETDASVDPERARRAAFEAAEDVVVVTEREREAALSRAGDRVGRPPDEVAEALYADLEERQRLATVDPPWDPDGLLAQYNLSLAQTALFDATEVRVRSSDPKALVSAIKRLRLMYEIRKRPDAPRDGASDREVIVTGPTHLFRATRRYGTRFARLLRTIAGAETWGLEATIDDRGTERTLALSSDDPIRVPDADPVTEVSFDSGVESDFAARFVDLDGDWNLVREPEPLETGTRVMIPDFAFEYAHTDFRVYFEIMGFWTPEYVQKKLSQLEGLEDVELVVAVDESLGVGEEIAARDHRAIPYTDTVRVKDVVDVLREYEEELVAASAADLPDELVPAEDVIDLESLADRHGVGVKALEETEFPEHERVGRTLVRPEVLESLLERIEPGMALAEAESVLEEHGISDASALLSRLDYRVEWEGLGGGTVREQS
- a CDS encoding DUF555 domain-containing protein, which produces MSNYLVAMEAAWLVRDVEEIDDAIGVAVSEAGKRLNSEDMDYVEVEVGATGCPACGEPFDSAFIAADTALVGLALEMEVFNADGEEHASRIAKSEVGGALRDVPLSVVEVIETGDEEN
- a CDS encoding geranylgeranyl reductase family protein; the encoded protein is MQTDTRDMVVVGGGTAGCFAAATAAREGLDVVLLERKDEQQAGHIACGDGIKGKSTFPDVIDRDRLKEETFTNQSITRGIFENPQTGESLEIPFDQTGAVVDRWEYGQVLLEETERAGAEIHYDTVVNDVIQPNGRVEGVKAVRDGDPVEYEAEVVVDAAGALSVLQDKTDFTASTFDTNINYSQFCSAYREVLEVPEPVDWSDALVFKPTAELGYLWYFPRSATEINVGLGFQMTEEPIELVDVLKDGVENRAEFEDATVKNKLGAALPTRRPLDSAVHPGFVAVGDAAAQVNPCTGGGIPGAAKAGHWAAEIAAEAIDDGDVSEAALWEYNERVQTGFGKRFAAMDCYNIFGTAHELDELVSVITAIPGQQLVDAIGKKGTAEMGLGLKLKTLVKTFGHWDVLYELYKVQETAGSLKDVYDSYPSGPDGFEAWKAERDAVMDQLYEITGADPKY
- a CDS encoding RsmB/NOP family class I SAM-dependent RNA methyltransferase, whose amino-acid sequence is MEPLERYRPIVDDFEAFLAACERPLGNAVRVNTIKASVERATAALEEEGVAYDQADWNPRVLRLETDSPGSTWASFHGFTHGQEEVSAVPPVVLDPQPGERVWDCCAAPGGKATQLAALMDDEGTVVANDSNLGRISALRFNAERLGATSLAVTNDDARNYSLSRFSFDEFDRVLVDAPCSCEGTIRKNPDALDNWSEDHIASVSGIQKGILRRAIQATREGGTVVYSTCTFAPEENEAVVQHALESEDCRVVDFDLGMEYAPGLTEWDGQQFDETLERAARIYPHHNDTGGFFVAKLEVTA